The Austwickia sp. genome includes a region encoding these proteins:
- a CDS encoding SigE family RNA polymerase sigma factor encodes MSSVGERSDRDEAFTVFVRLHGHALRRYAYVLTGEASAADDLLQASLGKLYLAWDKVAAPDARLAYARRTMARTQASWWRRPVRRERPAADPPEPTRPGPDGAAALRTVDDRDEVWRLLATLPPRTRAVLVLRYYEDLPEADIAAALGCSVGSVKSQLSRGLARLRLQRATGASSQPSHDASAPEVTR; translated from the coding sequence ATGAGTAGCGTGGGCGAGCGCAGCGACCGAGACGAGGCGTTCACGGTGTTCGTGCGTCTGCACGGGCACGCGCTGCGCCGCTACGCCTACGTCCTGACCGGCGAGGCCTCGGCCGCGGACGATCTGCTGCAGGCGAGTCTGGGGAAGTTGTACCTGGCCTGGGACAAGGTCGCCGCGCCTGACGCCCGGCTCGCGTACGCCCGACGCACCATGGCGCGGACGCAGGCGTCGTGGTGGCGGCGGCCTGTACGCCGAGAGCGCCCGGCCGCCGACCCGCCCGAGCCGACCCGCCCCGGTCCGGACGGGGCCGCGGCGCTGCGCACCGTCGACGACCGTGACGAAGTGTGGCGGCTGCTCGCGACGCTGCCGCCTCGGACCCGGGCGGTGCTCGTGCTGCGGTATTACGAGGACCTGCCCGAGGCCGACATCGCCGCCGCGCTCGGCTGCTCGGTCGGGAGCGTCAAATCCCAGCTCTCCCGCGGCCTCGCCCGGCTGCGGCTGCAGCGTGCCACCGGCGCATCGAGTCAGCCATCGCACGACGCGTCGGCCCCGGAGGTGACCCGATGA
- a CDS encoding phosphoribosyl-ATP diphosphatase, producing MKSFEDLYAELVEKARTRPAGSGTVEELDRGVHFIGKKLVEEAAEAWMAAEFQSTDEAAAEISQLLYHAQVMMIAKGLTLEDVYRHL from the coding sequence GTGAAGAGCTTCGAGGACCTGTACGCCGAGCTGGTCGAGAAGGCCCGGACCCGCCCAGCCGGTTCCGGCACGGTCGAGGAACTCGACCGGGGCGTCCATTTCATCGGCAAGAAGCTCGTCGAAGAAGCCGCCGAGGCGTGGATGGCCGCGGAGTTCCAGAGCACCGACGAGGCCGCCGCCGAGATCAGCCAGCTGCTTTACCACGCCCAGGTCATGATGATCGCCAAGGGGCTGACCCTGGAGGACGTCTACCGGCATCTGTGA
- a CDS encoding PH domain-containing protein — translation MRPKRGRVVAIVLAVVVFLAFTYAAITVPGRDGQKGDWGIMDRLLIFAMGAAIAWFIWRFATIRAVPSERGIVVRNLLITRKLTWPEIIRMQFGGAAPWAHLDLWDADTVAVMAIQKADGAYGREMAGRLAALVHVHSSAAEPESGQRG, via the coding sequence ATGCGCCCGAAGCGGGGGCGGGTCGTGGCGATCGTGCTGGCGGTGGTGGTGTTCCTGGCGTTCACGTACGCCGCCATCACCGTCCCCGGCCGCGACGGCCAGAAGGGCGACTGGGGCATCATGGACCGGTTGCTCATCTTCGCGATGGGCGCGGCGATCGCCTGGTTCATCTGGCGGTTCGCCACGATCCGGGCGGTGCCGTCGGAGCGCGGGATCGTCGTCCGCAACCTGCTGATCACGCGAAAGCTCACCTGGCCGGAGATCATCCGGATGCAGTTCGGCGGGGCGGCGCCGTGGGCGCACCTGGACCTGTGGGACGCCGACACGGTGGCGGTGATGGCGATTCAGAAGGCGGACGGCGCGTACGGGCGGGAGATGGCGGGCCGCCTCGCCGCCCTCGTCCACGTGCACTCCAGCGCGGCCGAGCCGGAGTCGGGTCAGCGCGGCTAG
- a CDS encoding ATP phosphoribosyltransferase, with amino-acid sequence MLRIAVPNKGSLSEAAVTMLRECGYRTRRDAKELVVGDPDNDVEFFYLRPRDIAVYVGSGTLDGGITGRDLLLDSGSGAVETMALGFAASTFRFAGRPGVANGVAELAGKRIATSYDGLVGAHLADHGVAATVVRLDGAVETSITLGVADVIADVVETGTTLRNQGLVVFGEPILRSEAVLIAREDTADSPGLAVLQRRLQGVLTARTYVMVDYDVRVELVESACAITPGLESPTVSPLHDKGYVAVRAMVPRKGMNRVMDALYALGARGILITDIAACRL; translated from the coding sequence ATGCTGCGCATCGCCGTACCGAACAAGGGCAGCCTCTCCGAGGCCGCCGTCACCATGCTGCGCGAGTGCGGCTACCGCACCCGGCGCGACGCCAAGGAACTCGTCGTCGGCGACCCCGACAACGACGTCGAGTTCTTCTACCTGCGGCCGCGGGACATCGCCGTGTACGTCGGGTCCGGCACCCTCGACGGCGGCATCACCGGCCGGGACCTGCTGCTGGACTCGGGCAGCGGGGCCGTGGAGACCATGGCGCTGGGGTTCGCGGCGTCGACGTTCCGGTTCGCGGGGCGCCCCGGGGTGGCCAACGGCGTGGCGGAGCTGGCGGGCAAGCGGATCGCCACGAGCTACGACGGTCTCGTGGGCGCCCACCTGGCCGACCACGGCGTCGCGGCCACCGTGGTGCGGCTCGACGGGGCCGTCGAGACCTCGATCACGCTCGGCGTCGCCGACGTCATCGCGGACGTCGTCGAGACAGGTACGACGCTGCGCAACCAGGGCCTCGTCGTGTTCGGCGAGCCGATCCTGCGCAGCGAGGCCGTGCTCATCGCCCGCGAGGACACCGCCGACAGCCCCGGCCTGGCCGTCCTGCAGCGGCGGCTGCAGGGGGTCCTGACGGCCCGCACCTACGTCATGGTCGACTACGACGTCCGCGTCGAGCTCGTCGAGTCTGCCTGCGCGATCACGCCCGGGCTGGAGTCGCCGACGGTGAGCCCGCTGCACGATAAGGGGTACGTTGCCGTCCGCGCCATGGTGCCCCGCAAGGGCATGAACCGGGTCATGGACGCCCTCTACGCCCTCGGCGCCCGCGGCATCCTCATCACCGATATCGCCGCCTGCCGCCTGTGA
- a CDS encoding FUSC family protein codes for MPRTADADRWYDAAWLERTGAWRRRATQASRNSAEARLKRWRSRGFFIAQCALTAGAAYFVAGGLLGHEIPLFSAIAAVIVLGQSFGQRLQRVAEVVAGVAVGVFVGDMFVHYAGSGYWQLAVVVFLAMSTATLLDASVGMTATAGTQSAVVAILVPPPGQAFTRWIDAVVGGLVALAAATITPASPVRRPRQQASETVAEMSAVLRDTAASLRARDIEGIDEAMERARASEGMLDDLRDVADDGLAVVRTSPFRRRDLPAVQVIADLLVPLDRAIRNLRVLVRRASIAVHTGEQVPGAYTAMVEELAEATDQMAGTLAVRELPESSRRALVELAERTTYVDEHPSLSSEVIRAQIRSMVVDLLMVTGMTYEESVECIPESFELVDGTEYEPELPGDSDEPDDRDERGDRDDRTRDDRTDGPGERSQPAATAG; via the coding sequence GCGCCTCAAGCGGTGGCGGTCGCGCGGGTTCTTCATCGCGCAATGCGCGCTCACCGCGGGGGCGGCCTATTTCGTCGCCGGCGGCCTGCTGGGCCACGAGATCCCGCTCTTCTCCGCCATCGCCGCCGTGATCGTGCTCGGCCAGTCCTTCGGCCAGCGGCTACAGCGGGTGGCCGAGGTCGTCGCGGGCGTCGCGGTGGGCGTCTTCGTTGGGGACATGTTCGTGCACTACGCAGGGAGCGGCTATTGGCAGCTGGCGGTGGTCGTCTTCCTCGCCATGTCGACCGCGACGCTCCTCGACGCCAGCGTGGGGATGACGGCGACGGCCGGCACCCAGTCCGCCGTCGTGGCGATCCTCGTGCCGCCGCCTGGGCAGGCCTTCACCCGCTGGATCGATGCGGTCGTCGGCGGCCTCGTCGCGCTGGCAGCGGCCACGATCACCCCGGCATCCCCGGTCCGGCGACCGCGACAGCAGGCCTCCGAGACCGTGGCCGAGATGTCCGCCGTCCTTCGGGACACCGCCGCCTCGCTGCGGGCCCGGGACATCGAGGGCATCGACGAGGCGATGGAACGGGCCCGCGCCTCCGAAGGGATGCTGGACGATCTGCGCGACGTTGCCGACGACGGGCTGGCGGTGGTGCGGACCTCGCCGTTCCGGCGCCGCGATCTGCCGGCCGTGCAGGTCATCGCGGACCTCCTGGTTCCGTTGGACCGGGCGATCCGCAACCTGCGCGTGCTCGTCCGCCGGGCCAGCATCGCCGTCCACACCGGGGAGCAGGTGCCCGGCGCCTACACGGCCATGGTCGAGGAGCTGGCCGAGGCCACCGACCAGATGGCCGGCACGCTCGCCGTGCGCGAACTCCCGGAGAGCTCGCGGCGCGCGCTGGTCGAATTGGCCGAGCGCACGACGTACGTCGACGAACACCCCTCCCTCTCCTCGGAGGTGATCCGGGCCCAGATCCGGTCGATGGTGGTGGACCTGCTCATGGTGACGGGGATGACGTACGAGGAGTCGGTGGAGTGCATCCCCGAGTCGTTCGAGCTGGTGGACGGGACGGAGTACGAGCCGGAGCTGCCGGGCGACAGCGACGAGCCAGACGACCGCGACGAGAGGGGCGACCGCGACGACCGCACCCGCGACGATCGCACCGACGGGCCCGGCGAGCGCAGCCAACCGGCGGCCACCGCGGGCTGA